A genomic region of Trichothermofontia sichuanensis B231 contains the following coding sequences:
- the yqeK gene encoding bis(5'-nucleosyl)-tetraphosphatase (symmetrical) YqeK, with translation MQLGRADAPVPVANTSPTDLKSAVLAWLEPQVTPKRLRHILAVEALAIALARQHQVDPQQAAQAALLHDLAKHFPPAQLLAMAQEAGIPLDDTLVAAPQLLHAEVGAIVARDIFGITDPAVLDAIRHHTLGAPEMSPLSCVVFLADSLEPGRGNTPELASLRDLSQRNLYLAIAETSTYVIQRLLITRRLIHPRTVLTRNWALQQVSRSGENDNHCNLD, from the coding sequence ATGCAGCTTGGGCGAGCGGACGCCCCGGTGCCTGTGGCTAACACTTCCCCTACGGATCTCAAAAGCGCGGTCCTAGCCTGGTTAGAACCCCAGGTTACGCCGAAGCGGCTGCGTCATATTTTGGCCGTCGAAGCGCTGGCGATCGCGTTGGCCCGTCAGCACCAGGTTGACCCCCAGCAGGCTGCCCAGGCGGCGTTGCTGCACGATCTGGCTAAACACTTCCCACCTGCCCAACTGCTGGCGATGGCTCAGGAGGCGGGAATTCCCCTCGATGACACGCTGGTGGCTGCTCCCCAGCTATTACATGCCGAGGTCGGGGCGATCGTGGCGAGGGATATCTTTGGTATCACTGATCCTGCCGTCCTAGATGCCATTCGACACCATACCCTGGGGGCGCCGGAAATGTCCCCGCTTAGTTGCGTCGTCTTTCTGGCGGATAGTCTGGAACCGGGACGGGGCAACACGCCAGAACTCGCCAGCCTGCGGGATTTGAGTCAACGCAACCTCTATTTAGCGATCGCCGAAACCAGCACCTATGTGATCCAGCGTTTATTGATAACACGGCGGCTGATCCATCCTCGCACAGTTTTGACCCGCAATTGGGCTTTACAGCAAGTCAGCCGGAGTGGGGAGAACGATAACCATTGCAATTTAGACTGA
- a CDS encoding Glu/Leu/Phe/Val family dehydrogenase has product MSDSLFADASQRFAQALKYVQISEDAIEHLKYPKASLQVSIPVRMDDGSLRVFQGYRVRYDDTRGPGKGGVRFHPSVSMDEVQSLAFWMTFKCAALNLPFGGAKGGVALNPKELSKFELERLSRGYIEEIADFIGPDVDILAPDVYTNQMIMGWMMDQYSVIKRKISPAVVTGKPLTMGGSLGRDTATATGAFYVIEAMMPKFGRRPQETTVAIQGFGNAGAELAQLLWQAGYRVVAVSDSQGGIYAAQGLDIPSVRQFKETTRSVKAVYCEGTVCNIVDHEVITNQDLLALDVDILVPAALENQIMAENAANCRAKFIFEVANGPVSAAADAILEQKGCQVFPDILVNAGGVTVSYFEWVQNRSGLYWSLGEVNQRLRQRMVEEAEHIWKIAQELAVSMRTAAYVHAINRLAEALAAKGTRDYYVNGHH; this is encoded by the coding sequence ATGTCAGATTCATTGTTTGCCGATGCCAGTCAGCGCTTTGCCCAAGCGCTTAAGTATGTCCAAATTTCCGAAGACGCGATCGAGCATCTTAAGTATCCCAAGGCCAGTTTGCAGGTATCGATTCCGGTGCGGATGGATGATGGGTCATTGCGAGTATTTCAGGGGTATCGCGTGCGCTATGACGATACCCGTGGACCTGGGAAAGGCGGGGTGCGCTTTCATCCCAGTGTGTCAATGGATGAGGTCCAGTCTCTGGCTTTCTGGATGACCTTCAAGTGTGCGGCACTGAATCTGCCCTTTGGCGGGGCTAAGGGTGGTGTTGCCCTTAATCCGAAGGAGTTGTCGAAGTTTGAACTGGAACGCCTCAGTCGCGGTTACATCGAAGAAATTGCGGATTTTATTGGCCCAGATGTCGATATTCTGGCACCGGATGTCTACACTAACCAGATGATTATGGGCTGGATGATGGACCAGTACAGCGTGATTAAACGCAAAATTTCCCCCGCAGTGGTTACGGGTAAACCCCTCACGATGGGGGGTAGTCTGGGACGGGATACGGCCACGGCGACGGGGGCTTTTTATGTGATCGAAGCGATGATGCCTAAGTTTGGGCGACGGCCTCAGGAAACCACGGTGGCGATCCAGGGCTTTGGTAATGCGGGTGCTGAGTTAGCGCAACTCCTCTGGCAGGCGGGCTATCGGGTGGTGGCGGTTAGCGATTCCCAGGGAGGCATTTATGCGGCTCAGGGGCTGGATATTCCCAGTGTGCGTCAGTTTAAGGAAACGACGCGATCGGTGAAAGCGGTCTACTGTGAAGGGACAGTCTGCAATATCGTTGATCATGAGGTCATTACCAACCAGGATCTGTTGGCTCTGGATGTGGATATCCTGGTGCCGGCGGCGTTGGAAAATCAAATTATGGCAGAAAATGCGGCTAATTGTCGAGCCAAGTTTATTTTTGAGGTCGCTAATGGTCCTGTATCCGCAGCCGCTGATGCCATTCTGGAGCAAAAAGGCTGTCAGGTTTTCCCGGATATTTTAGTCAATGCGGGGGGGGTGACGGTGAGCTATTTTGAATGGGTACAAAATCGGAGTGGGTTGTATTGGTCTCTGGGTGAAGTTAATCAACGTCTACGGCAGCGTATGGTGGAAGAGGCAGAACATATTTGGAAAATTGCTCAGGAGTTGGCTGTATCGATGCGGACGGCGGCCTATGTCCATGCAATTAACCGCCTTGCGGAGGCCCTCGCCGCTAAGGGTACCCGCGACTACTATGTCAATGGTCATCATTGA
- a CDS encoding sulfite exporter TauE/SafE family protein, whose translation MLTWIIGHLLAVCIGLSLGLIGGGGSVLALPILVYIMGVPPKSAIPMTLVIVGSVSLLALIPHARRGNVNIKKALLFGAATMLGAFLGARVALLPWVTETFQMLLFAAMMGLAAVFMIRKPTKADPAPATQPAIPGADLSLYPQPMCKYCWLWMLTEGLGVGILTGLVGVGGGFAIVPALVLLGNTPMREAIGTSILIVALNSLTGFLGYLGQVPLDWRLMLSFMIAAGVGTFLGGQLSGRVKAHQLQRGFGYFLLAVAAFVLVQNRDVFRSGWHRIPKGEALSPVCRSQARAETWQPSRSPQHL comes from the coding sequence ATGTTGACCTGGATCATTGGTCACCTGTTAGCGGTCTGTATTGGTCTAAGTTTGGGTTTGATTGGCGGTGGGGGGTCGGTCCTTGCCTTGCCGATTCTGGTCTATATCATGGGGGTACCGCCCAAGTCGGCGATTCCGATGACCTTGGTGATTGTAGGTAGCGTGAGTCTGCTGGCGCTCATCCCCCACGCGCGACGGGGGAATGTGAATATCAAGAAGGCTTTGCTATTTGGTGCGGCAACCATGTTAGGCGCTTTTCTGGGTGCCCGAGTGGCGTTGCTGCCCTGGGTAACTGAAACCTTCCAAATGCTGCTGTTTGCCGCGATGATGGGGTTGGCAGCCGTGTTCATGATCCGCAAACCAACGAAGGCTGATCCGGCCCCGGCGACGCAACCGGCCATCCCAGGGGCAGATTTAAGCCTGTATCCTCAACCGATGTGTAAGTATTGTTGGTTGTGGATGCTCACCGAGGGGCTAGGGGTGGGCATCCTCACGGGGCTGGTGGGGGTTGGCGGCGGGTTCGCGATCGTCCCCGCACTGGTTTTGCTGGGCAATACACCCATGCGAGAGGCGATCGGCACTTCAATCTTGATTGTTGCCTTGAATTCGCTAACCGGTTTTCTCGGTTACCTTGGTCAGGTGCCTCTTGATTGGAGGTTAATGCTCTCGTTTATGATTGCGGCGGGGGTGGGGACGTTTCTGGGGGGGCAGTTATCCGGTCGGGTGAAGGCACACCAACTGCAACGGGGGTTTGGTTACTTCCTGCTGGCTGTTGCCGCTTTCGTTTTGGTCCAGAATCGGGATGTTTTTCGTTCAGGCTGGCACCGTATTCCCAAAGGGGAAGCGCTGAGTCCTGTTTGTCGATCTCAGGCTAGGGCCGAGACGTGGCAGCCGTCGCGATCGCCCCAGCACCTATAA
- a CDS encoding MBL fold metallo-hydrolase, which yields MLFRQLFDYTTYTYTYLIADPDTREAALVDSVIEQVDRDLKLLKELGLTLRYCLETHIHADHITGTAELRAATQCQGIVPQNAQAQCADRFIADGEVLRVGRVPIAAIATPGHTDSHMAYLVNGTHLLTGDSLFIRGCGRTDFQSGDAGTLYDSITQRLLTLPDTTLVYPGHDYRGHTVSTIGEEKHWNPRLAGRDRASFIELMGSLNLPNPQKIMEAVPANERCGNMAALAS from the coding sequence ATGCTTTTTCGTCAACTTTTTGACTACACCACCTATACCTATACCTATTTGATTGCTGATCCTGACACCCGTGAAGCGGCTTTAGTGGATTCAGTGATCGAGCAGGTCGATCGCGATCTCAAGCTGCTTAAGGAATTGGGACTGACCTTGCGCTACTGTCTGGAAACCCACATCCACGCTGACCACATTACCGGCACGGCAGAACTACGGGCGGCGACTCAATGTCAAGGGATTGTGCCCCAAAATGCTCAGGCCCAGTGTGCCGATCGCTTTATTGCCGATGGTGAGGTGCTGAGGGTTGGGCGGGTGCCGATCGCAGCGATCGCCACCCCTGGTCATACCGATAGCCACATGGCTTATCTGGTCAATGGCACCCACTTGTTGACGGGGGATTCCCTCTTTATTCGTGGGTGTGGTCGTACGGATTTCCAGAGTGGGGATGCCGGGACGCTCTATGATTCGATCACCCAGCGCCTATTGACCCTTCCGGATACGACCCTGGTTTATCCCGGTCATGACTATCGGGGGCATACGGTCTCCACGATCGGTGAAGAGAAGCACTGGAATCCCCGTTTAGCAGGGCGCGATCGGGCCAGTTTTATCGAACTGATGGGTTCTCTGAACTTACCCAATCCTCAGAAAATTATGGAAGCAGTCCCTGCCAATGAGCGGTGCGGCAATATGGCGGCCCTTGCCAGTTAA
- a CDS encoding Hsp20/alpha crystallin family protein, translating to MIHTYYRQPYPYARYELRRSYQPYYAVEILPQGVEQLGHDRQAPAVVDLQTTPWTSESHSEEPIPVWQPPIAVAETPTQFTLQIELPGVPAADINLEATQQTLRIYGERRRPATTGHGRSEFHYGPFARTVQFGVAIDPHGITSDRQAGIITLTIPKAAAQQPQTVKVTVATPTPTITAQAEAAPGAAGAAPVAETVPTVIHLPSHQTSDPEEDPWVASA from the coding sequence ATGATTCATACTTACTATCGCCAACCCTACCCCTATGCCCGCTATGAACTGCGCCGCAGCTATCAGCCGTATTATGCAGTAGAAATCTTGCCCCAGGGGGTCGAGCAATTGGGGCACGACCGCCAAGCACCAGCCGTCGTTGACCTTCAGACAACCCCCTGGACGTCAGAGTCGCATAGCGAAGAACCAATCCCCGTGTGGCAACCGCCGATCGCGGTTGCCGAGACCCCAACCCAATTCACACTCCAGATTGAATTACCAGGGGTACCGGCTGCGGACATTAACCTGGAAGCGACCCAACAAACTCTACGGATTTACGGTGAACGTCGGCGTCCAGCAACCACAGGGCATGGCCGCTCGGAATTTCACTATGGTCCCTTTGCCCGGACAGTGCAATTTGGGGTTGCCATCGATCCCCACGGCATTACCAGCGATCGTCAGGCGGGCATTATTACCCTGACGATCCCGAAAGCAGCGGCGCAACAGCCCCAAACCGTCAAGGTGACCGTTGCCACCCCCACGCCCACCATCACTGCCCAGGCAGAAGCAGCCCCAGGGGCGGCGGGGGCGGCCCCGGTGGCTGAAACCGTACCCACTGTCATCCACCTTCCCAGTCACCAGACGTCCGATCCAGAGGAAGATCCGTGGGTGGCGAGTGCTTAA
- the dnaK gene encoding molecular chaperone DnaK, translated as MAKVVGIDLGTTNSCVAVMEGGKPTVIANAEGFRTTPSVVAYAKNGDRLVGQIAKRQAVMNPQNTFYSVKRFIGRKFDEVTHETTEVSYKVLNVNGNVKLDCPAVGKQFAPEEISAQVLRKLKEDASKYIGEEVTQAVITVPAYFNDSQRQATKDAGRIAGLEVLRIINEPTAAALAYGLDNKANETILVFDLGGGTFDVSILEVDDGFFEVKSTSGDTHLGGDDFDKKIVDYLAETFMANEGIDLRKDKQALQRLTEAAEKAKIELSSVTQADINLPFITATPDGPKHLEMTLTRAKFEELCSDLIDRCRVPVENALRDAGLTKSDIDEVVLVGGSTRIPAIQELVKRLLDKEPNQSVNPDEVVAVGAAVQGGVLAGEVKDILLLDVTPLSLGVETLGGVMTKIIPRNTTIPTKKAEVFSTAVDGQSNVEIHVLQGERELAKDNKSLGTFRLDGIPPAPRGVPQIEVTFDIDANGILNVTARDKGTGKEQSISITGASTLPKDEVERMVKEAEANAAADRERREKIDLKNQADSLAYQAKKQIQELGDKVPAADKSKIEGLIKNLEEASSKEDYDRIKTLTTELQEALYSVGSSIYQQASGGDAGSAAGGSGGASSGGGSADDDVIDAEFSETK; from the coding sequence ATGGCAAAAGTTGTTGGAATCGACCTCGGAACGACAAACTCATGCGTTGCCGTGATGGAAGGGGGTAAACCGACGGTCATCGCAAACGCCGAAGGGTTCCGCACTACCCCCTCAGTGGTGGCCTATGCCAAAAATGGCGATCGCCTAGTGGGCCAAATCGCCAAACGACAAGCGGTCATGAACCCGCAAAATACCTTTTATTCGGTCAAGCGTTTCATTGGGCGCAAGTTTGATGAAGTTACCCACGAAACCACCGAAGTCTCCTACAAGGTGCTGAACGTCAACGGTAACGTCAAACTGGACTGTCCAGCCGTTGGCAAGCAATTTGCCCCAGAGGAAATTTCGGCCCAGGTGCTGCGCAAGCTCAAGGAAGATGCCAGTAAGTACATTGGCGAAGAGGTGACCCAAGCCGTCATCACGGTTCCGGCCTACTTCAACGACTCCCAACGGCAGGCCACCAAGGATGCGGGCCGCATTGCCGGTCTAGAAGTGCTGCGGATTATCAATGAACCGACGGCAGCCGCCCTCGCCTATGGGTTAGACAACAAGGCCAATGAAACCATCCTGGTGTTTGACCTAGGGGGTGGAACCTTCGACGTGTCCATCCTGGAAGTGGATGATGGCTTTTTTGAAGTGAAGTCCACCAGTGGTGACACCCACCTCGGTGGGGACGACTTTGACAAGAAGATCGTAGACTATCTGGCAGAAACCTTCATGGCCAATGAGGGCATTGACCTGCGCAAGGATAAGCAAGCCCTGCAACGCTTAACCGAAGCTGCGGAAAAGGCCAAGATTGAACTGTCCAGCGTCACCCAGGCTGATATTAACCTGCCCTTTATTACCGCCACGCCCGATGGTCCCAAGCACCTGGAAATGACGTTGACGCGGGCTAAGTTTGAGGAACTGTGCTCAGATCTGATCGATCGCTGCCGCGTGCCCGTCGAAAATGCCCTCCGGGATGCTGGTCTGACCAAGAGCGACATTGACGAAGTGGTGCTGGTGGGTGGGTCTACCCGGATTCCTGCCATTCAAGAGCTGGTCAAACGGCTGCTCGACAAAGAACCCAACCAGAGCGTTAACCCGGATGAAGTGGTGGCCGTGGGAGCGGCTGTCCAAGGGGGTGTGCTGGCCGGGGAAGTCAAGGATATTCTGCTCCTCGACGTGACGCCGCTGTCCCTGGGGGTCGAAACCCTGGGTGGGGTGATGACCAAGATCATTCCGCGTAACACCACGATCCCGACTAAGAAGGCGGAAGTCTTCTCCACCGCGGTGGATGGCCAGAGCAATGTGGAAATCCATGTCCTGCAAGGGGAACGGGAACTGGCCAAGGACAACAAGAGCCTGGGTACTTTCCGGCTCGATGGTATCCCGCCGGCCCCCCGTGGGGTTCCGCAAATCGAGGTGACCTTCGATATCGACGCCAACGGGATTCTTAACGTCACGGCCCGCGATAAGGGTACGGGCAAGGAACAGTCGATCAGCATCACGGGGGCTTCGACCTTGCCGAAGGATGAGGTCGAACGGATGGTGAAGGAAGCCGAAGCCAATGCTGCGGCTGACCGCGAACGCCGTGAAAAGATCGACCTCAAGAACCAGGCTGACTCCCTGGCCTACCAGGCCAAGAAGCAGATCCAAGAACTGGGCGATAAGGTACCCGCTGCCGATAAGTCCAAGATCGAAGGATTGATCAAGAATCTGGAGGAAGCCAGCAGCAAGGAAGACTACGATCGCATCAAGACCCTGACCACAGAACTGCAAGAAGCGCTCTACAGCGTTGGTAGCAGCATCTACCAGCAGGCGAGCGGCGGTGATGCTGGTTCAGCTGCTGGTGGCAGTGGCGGTGCCAGCAGTGGCGGTGGCAGTGCCGATGACGATGTGATTGATGCGGAGTTCTCGGAAACCAAGTAG
- a CDS encoding tetratricopeptide repeat protein, with protein MGQGCGEAIALFQEAIALHPAYENAHNNLGIALGRQGRFAEAAAIFRQALVINAQNFETHNNLGIALASQGKYGEAEAAFRQAITLNATEPEAYQNLGLALAYQGRVPETIGHFEQAKQLYSALGEVAAVQRLDQILQRLRSVARPSGGDPGRTP; from the coding sequence ATGGGCCAAGGTTGCGGGGAGGCGATCGCCCTGTTCCAGGAAGCGATCGCCCTGCATCCAGCCTACGAGAACGCCCATAATAACCTGGGAATTGCCCTGGGACGGCAGGGGCGTTTTGCTGAGGCAGCGGCGATCTTTCGGCAAGCACTGGTGATCAATGCCCAGAACTTTGAAACCCATAATAATTTGGGGATTGCGTTGGCCAGCCAGGGAAAGTATGGCGAAGCGGAAGCGGCATTTCGACAGGCCATTACCTTGAATGCCACTGAGCCGGAAGCCTATCAAAACCTGGGGTTAGCCCTAGCCTATCAAGGCAGGGTGCCGGAGACGATTGGGCACTTTGAACAGGCCAAGCAGTTATACAGTGCCCTAGGGGAGGTCGCCGCCGTCCAGCGCCTCGACCAGATTTTACAGCGGCTGCGATCGGTGGCCCGACCCTCTGGGGGAGACCCTGGGCGAACACCCTAA
- the bcp gene encoding thioredoxin-dependent thiol peroxidase yields MTLKIGDPAPDFALPDATGKRVHLSDFRGQTVVVYFYPRDNTSGCTKEACSFRDAYPDFQNRNVAVLGISADDAKAHQKFTEKYQLPFPLLCDEGGKVAATYGSYGLKKFMGKEYMGVFRHTFVIAPDGTIAQIYRKVKPDAHATEILQALGDP; encoded by the coding sequence ATGACGCTCAAGATTGGTGACCCGGCTCCTGATTTTGCACTCCCCGATGCGACCGGGAAGCGGGTGCATTTATCAGATTTCCGGGGGCAGACGGTGGTGGTGTATTTTTATCCCCGCGATAACACGTCGGGTTGTACGAAGGAAGCCTGTAGCTTTCGGGATGCTTATCCGGATTTCCAGAATCGGAATGTGGCGGTGTTGGGCATTAGTGCCGATGACGCAAAAGCGCACCAAAAGTTTACTGAGAAATACCAGTTACCATTTCCCCTGTTATGTGATGAAGGCGGGAAGGTGGCCGCAACCTATGGAAGCTATGGCCTAAAAAAATTCATGGGTAAGGAATATATGGGGGTTTTCCGTCATACCTTTGTGATCGCACCCGATGGCACGATCGCGCAAATTTACCGCAAGGTAAAGCCGGATGCCCATGCAACTGAAATTTTACAAGCGTTAGGAGATCCCTAA
- a CDS encoding DUF7734 family protein gives MAKERFDAPAQTVYERRLEQYTRKRPQEVLLVRAEIAGEPEEVVIFRGFASSLTRPTDPDPDVPVLPESARIIAIDRLRSPYDPEHPQYLETGLTIAAMTALLVEVGV, from the coding sequence ATGGCTAAGGAAAGGTTCGATGCACCTGCGCAGACGGTGTATGAACGTCGCCTAGAGCAGTACACCCGCAAGCGTCCCCAGGAAGTCCTCCTGGTCCGGGCTGAAATTGCCGGAGAGCCGGAAGAAGTGGTGATCTTTCGGGGCTTTGCCAGTTCCCTAACCCGCCCGACTGACCCCGATCCCGATGTGCCCGTGTTGCCGGAATCGGCCCGGATTATTGCGATCGATCGCCTTCGGAGTCCCTACGATCCAGAGCATCCCCAGTACCTGGAGACGGGGCTGACGATCGCCGCCATGACGGCACTGCTCGTCGAGGTGGGAGTCTGA
- a CDS encoding Rpn family recombination-promoting nuclease/putative transposase: MSFDNLCKFLAEQYPDRIAAWILGEAPQSVSVLKTELSIEPIRADTVVLLRTQNRILHLEFQTHLKSDPPLPLRMLDYWVRLYRAYRLPITQVVVLLLPPPAETVIETCFALEGTVHHYQVLCLWEQDPQPLLADPVLLPFASLVDRPNPEQWLTEIAQRVRQLESEQARQQVSCYVQLLAGLKFDKGLIRQVFQEGIMRESVIYQEIFQEGELKGRQEGRQEGRQEGRQEGRQEGRQEGRREEAIALALRLLKRRFGELDPNLMDQVKALAVEQLEALVEGVFDWTDRAALEHWLAQIHQVGNNG, translated from the coding sequence ATGTCGTTTGATAATCTTTGCAAATTTCTGGCCGAGCAATACCCCGATCGCATAGCAGCCTGGATTCTGGGTGAAGCTCCCCAGTCGGTGAGTGTGCTGAAAACTGAGTTGAGCATCGAACCTATCCGCGCTGATACCGTTGTCTTGCTCCGGACGCAAAATCGCATCTTGCATTTAGAGTTTCAAACCCACCTCAAGTCTGACCCCCCGTTGCCCTTGCGGATGTTGGACTATTGGGTGCGGTTATACCGTGCCTACCGCCTCCCGATTACCCAGGTCGTGGTTTTGCTATTGCCCCCACCAGCAGAGACGGTGATTGAAACCTGCTTTGCCCTTGAAGGAACCGTGCATCACTACCAAGTTCTGTGCCTCTGGGAGCAGGATCCCCAACCCTTGCTTGCCGATCCCGTGCTGTTGCCGTTTGCGTCGCTCGTGGATCGACCTAACCCGGAGCAATGGCTAACCGAAATTGCCCAACGGGTACGTCAGCTAGAATCAGAGCAAGCGCGTCAGCAGGTTTCCTGCTACGTGCAACTATTGGCAGGCTTAAAATTCGACAAGGGGTTAATTCGTCAAGTTTTCCAGGAGGGGATTATGCGCGAATCGGTGATCTATCAAGAAATTTTCCAGGAAGGGGAACTCAAGGGCCGCCAGGAAGGTCGCCAGGAAGGTCGCCAGGAAGGTCGCCAGGAAGGTCGCCAGGAAGGTCGCCAGGAAGGTCGCCGGGAAGAAGCGATCGCACTTGCCCTGCGGTTATTAAAGCGTCGGTTTGGTGAACTGGACCCCAACCTGATGGATCAGGTAAAGGCGCTTGCGGTTGAGCAGTTGGAAGCCTTGGTTGAGGGGGTATTTGATTGGACCGATCGGGCCGCGTTAGAACATTGGTTAGCTCAGATCCATCAGGTTGGCAATAATGGCTAA
- a CDS encoding DUF3177 family protein — MQDWLPALVWTDYRLAVLVTVSFPLALLIWAAFRRAEAVQRLLIIYWRVASLLAITVLLMIAALPISYLTSFLARVLIPISLWFWVDLNEEIDDLPKNSFKLTVTSWRWGITAYCIVGALFQITSLPCALMTKDAILTNPACRIWLDAPWGFKEVFFANSGDTFLGFWGIVGLVIYVLYLGHFVMFRLGKQGRTAVMS; from the coding sequence ATGCAGGATTGGTTGCCCGCCCTTGTTTGGACCGATTATCGCCTTGCGGTTTTGGTGACCGTGAGCTTTCCCCTCGCCTTGCTGATCTGGGCGGCGTTCCGGCGGGCTGAGGCCGTCCAGCGGTTGCTGATTATCTACTGGCGGGTAGCTAGCCTGCTGGCCATTACGGTGTTGTTAATGATTGCCGCCCTGCCGATTAGCTACTTGACTAGCTTCCTGGCACGGGTTCTGATCCCGATTAGCCTGTGGTTTTGGGTGGACCTAAACGAAGAGATCGACGACCTGCCCAAAAATTCCTTCAAGCTCACCGTCACCTCCTGGCGTTGGGGGATTACGGCCTACTGCATTGTCGGTGCCCTGTTCCAGATCACGTCCCTGCCCTGTGCCCTGATGACGAAGGATGCGATCCTAACCAATCCGGCCTGTCGCATCTGGTTAGATGCACCTTGGGGTTTCAAGGAGGTCTTTTTTGCCAACAGTGGCGATACGTTCCTCGGCTTTTGGGGCATTGTGGGTCTAGTGATTTATGTTCTCTACCTGGGTCACTTTGTAATGTTCCGCTTGGGTAAGCAGGGCCGGACAGCAGTGATGAGCTAA
- the crtR gene encoding beta-carotene hydroxylase produces the protein MQQLTATCEDVITETKHPLTVPREFLDPPGTINPTLLMFLAAVAIAIGATVGYWRWGWPGWCCFFLNVLALHLAGTVIHDASHFAAHRNRIVNACLGHGSALLLGFSFPVFTRVHMQHHAHVNDPDNDPDHFVSTGGPLWLIAARFFYHEIFFFKRRLWRKYELLEWFLGRLAVGLIVYAAYRYDFLSFVMNFWFCPALVVGLMLGLFFDYLPHRPFQERDRWKNARVYPSRVLNVLILGQNYHLIHHLWPSIPWYRYQAAYYATQPLLNAKGCHQSLGLWRGKDFLSFVYDLFLGIRFQHWRRSQTSE, from the coding sequence GTGCAACAGTTGACAGCTACCTGTGAGGATGTGATTACGGAGACGAAGCACCCCCTGACGGTTCCCAGGGAGTTTCTTGACCCGCCCGGTACCATTAACCCGACACTGCTGATGTTCCTGGCCGCCGTGGCGATCGCCATTGGTGCGACCGTGGGTTATTGGCGGTGGGGCTGGCCCGGTTGGTGTTGTTTTTTCCTCAATGTCCTCGCCTTGCATCTAGCCGGAACCGTGATCCATGATGCGTCGCACTTTGCGGCCCATCGCAATCGCATTGTTAATGCCTGCCTTGGACATGGCAGTGCTCTGCTGTTAGGCTTTTCGTTCCCGGTGTTCACACGGGTCCATATGCAACACCATGCCCATGTGAATGACCCCGATAACGACCCCGATCACTTTGTCTCCACCGGGGGACCCCTGTGGCTGATTGCGGCCCGCTTCTTTTACCATGAGATCTTTTTCTTCAAACGTCGCCTCTGGCGTAAGTATGAGTTGTTGGAATGGTTCCTGGGGCGGCTAGCGGTGGGGCTGATTGTTTATGCGGCGTACCGCTATGACTTCTTGAGTTTTGTAATGAATTTCTGGTTTTGTCCGGCGTTGGTGGTGGGGTTGATGCTGGGGTTATTCTTTGATTACTTGCCCCATCGGCCTTTTCAGGAACGCGATCGCTGGAAGAATGCCAGGGTATATCCCAGCCGCGTGCTGAATGTGCTGATTCTGGGTCAGAATTATCACCTAATTCACCACTTATGGCCATCGATCCCCTGGTATCGCTATCAGGCGGCCTACTATGCCACCCAGCCGTTGCTCAATGCCAAGGGGTGTCACCAATCTCTAGGTTTGTGGCGAGGCAAGGATTTCCTCAGCTTTGTCTATGATCTGTTTCTGGGGATTCGCTTTCAGCATTGGAGACGCTCGCAAACTTCAGAGTAA
- a CDS encoding thioredoxin family protein: MTSPPNSQPTVTTSPTLITRLRNLVIVGMAILLSVALFLGLRIQTQTPSLPSLAAASTPLNVALTNQQPTLIEFYADWCTSCQAMARDIQALKAEYGDRVNFVMLNVDNSKWLPEVLHYRVDGIPHFVFLDRQGQAIASSIGEQPRPILAANLEALIAGEPLPYSQVLGRTSEFDATIRPDGENTANPQSHGAQVRG; this comes from the coding sequence ATGACTTCCCCACCGAATTCTCAACCCACGGTCACAACGTCCCCCACGCTCATCACCCGCCTGCGTAATCTAGTTATTGTGGGCATGGCGATTCTCCTCAGTGTGGCTCTGTTCCTGGGATTACGCATCCAAACCCAGACCCCCTCCCTGCCTAGCTTAGCGGCAGCTTCAACTCCTCTCAATGTGGCCTTGACCAATCAACAGCCAACCCTCATCGAGTTCTACGCCGATTGGTGTACCAGTTGTCAGGCGATGGCCAGGGATATCCAGGCGTTGAAAGCTGAGTACGGCGATCGCGTTAACTTCGTGATGCTCAATGTCGATAACAGTAAGTGGTTACCGGAGGTGTTGCACTACCGGGTCGATGGGATTCCCCACTTTGTGTTCCTCGATCGCCAGGGTCAGGCGATCGCCAGCAGCATTGGCGAACAACCGCGTCCGATCTTGGCGGCTAACCTGGAGGCTTTGATTGCTGGGGAGCCGTTACCCTACAGCCAAGTGCTGGGTCGGACTTCTGAGTTTGATGCCACGATCAGGCCCGATGGGGAGAATACGGCCAATCCCCAAAGCCACGGGGCGCAGGTGAGGGGCTAA